One genomic segment of Pseudomonadota bacterium includes these proteins:
- a CDS encoding FecR family protein gives MSELDDERETAALLGQLKAEPSVAARARAFAKLSEEFHAAARPAGAFSATRRWAVAAAVVILLGAGMTWQALQPGADVAHLEALDGSLVSQGAHWFSGDTQVREGAALSAGDSLTVSNDGGALLRISPDLTVRLAAGTHVRLDRADEIELTVGEAFVDATPGTHSALRIVTPHGVVTHLGTQYLVRSERNEIEVSVREGRAQLQTGQATTVAAAGEWMVHRDRDGGVHTGSLPVDDARFDWVAALPTDFKLDGATLGQFLAWFHRETGLAPIYAEGLDGGHLGDVQLKGSIDDLEPLEALSLVLATADLAWHRDGAKVIIEQRSAKAG, from the coding sequence ATGAGCGAACTCGACGACGAAAGAGAAACCGCCGCCCTGTTGGGGCAACTCAAGGCCGAGCCTTCGGTGGCCGCGCGCGCGCGGGCGTTCGCGAAGCTCAGCGAAGAATTTCACGCGGCCGCGCGGCCTGCCGGCGCGTTCTCCGCCACGCGTCGCTGGGCGGTTGCGGCCGCGGTGGTGATACTGCTGGGCGCGGGCATGACCTGGCAGGCGTTGCAACCCGGCGCGGACGTCGCACACCTCGAGGCGCTGGACGGCTCGCTGGTCTCGCAGGGCGCGCACTGGTTCAGCGGCGACACGCAGGTGCGCGAAGGCGCGGCTCTCTCGGCCGGCGATTCGCTGACCGTGTCGAACGACGGCGGCGCGTTGCTGCGCATCTCGCCCGATCTGACGGTTCGCCTCGCCGCCGGTACCCACGTGCGGCTCGATCGCGCGGATGAAATCGAACTCACCGTGGGTGAGGCTTTCGTCGACGCAACGCCCGGCACCCATTCCGCGTTGCGCATCGTCACGCCGCATGGCGTGGTCACGCACCTGGGCACGCAATACCTGGTGCGCTCCGAACGCAACGAAATCGAAGTGTCGGTGCGCGAGGGCCGCGCGCAGCTCCAGACGGGCCAGGCCACGACGGTCGCCGCGGCCGGTGAATGGATGGTGCATCGCGACCGGGACGGTGGCGTGCACACCGGCTCGCTACCCGTCGACGATGCGCGCTTCGACTGGGTCGCGGCTTTGCCGACCGATTTCAAACTGGATGGGGCGACACTCGGCCAGTTCCTCGCGTGGTTCCATCGCGAAACCGGGCTCGCACCGATTTACGCCGAGGGCCTCGACGGCGGACACTTGGGCGACGTGCAACTCAAAGGTTCGATCGACGATCTCGAGCCGCTCGAGGCCTTGAGCCTGGTTCTCGCAACCGCCGATCTCGCCTGGCACCGCGATGGCGCGAAAGTGATCATTGAGCAACGTTCGGCCAAGGCCGGCTGA
- a CDS encoding sigma-70 family RNA polymerase sigma factor — translation MEDDRLVERLLARDEAALREFFDEYFGRLYRFAFARLRGDAAMAEDAAQAALIRGLRGLAGFRGQASLFSWLAQICRNEMADLVEKSTRISAHTTSLDADGAGRDAAHAVADAQAGGEVPLARGERMKVIRQVLDELPGRYGEMLELKYIEEWNVERIAARVGLSFEATQSQLQRARLAFRSALAVRGVAVQDLLP, via the coding sequence ATGGAAGACGACCGGCTGGTAGAGCGGCTGTTGGCGCGCGACGAGGCCGCCCTGCGCGAGTTTTTCGACGAGTACTTCGGGCGCCTGTACCGTTTTGCCTTCGCGCGCCTGCGCGGCGACGCGGCCATGGCGGAGGATGCAGCCCAGGCCGCGTTGATTCGCGGCCTGCGCGGATTGGCGGGTTTTCGCGGCCAGGCCAGCCTGTTTTCCTGGCTGGCGCAGATCTGCCGCAACGAGATGGCAGATCTCGTGGAAAAATCGACGCGCATCTCGGCTCACACGACGAGCCTGGATGCGGACGGGGCAGGACGCGATGCCGCACATGCGGTCGCGGACGCGCAAGCCGGCGGCGAAGTACCGCTGGCGCGCGGCGAGAGAATGAAGGTCATCCGCCAGGTGCTCGACGAGCTGCCCGGCAGGTACGGAGAGATGCTGGAACTCAAATACATAGAGGAGTGGAACGTCGAGCGCATCGCCGCACGTGTCGGCCTGTCGTTCGAGGCCACCCAGTCGCAGTTGCAACGCGCCCGGCTCGCATTCCGCTCCGCGCTCGCGGTGCGCGGCGTGGCCGTGCAGGATCTGCTGCCATGA
- a CDS encoding LTA synthase family protein, with amino-acid sequence MIERYPSLARFWPLVTLTAWYVALGAALRLVLWAQFGFEQQVSLPSLLWIFPAGAISDGVQALYLLAPFALFLALLSDRWRASRAVNAGIVVGAFLWMFGLTFVAVAEYFFFEEFDSRFNLVSVDYLMYPTEVVGDIRSEYPVFTVLVAGAALAAVMVLLLRRQLRAGAALPVTRKQRFGALALYAAVAAVAALTFQSSTLSLSRNRVANELATNGAMSFFRAMRTSEIDYGAYYASRDRQQNLAELEKALSQGGGEFTRLAEGRIDREFPARDDGLGKMNVVVIASESFGAEFSKLYGSQRDWTPEFDRFAQKSLWFRHMYASGTRTVRGLEAITASFPPIPSVSIVRRPGNENIANWGSVMRAQGYNTSFLYGGYGYFDNMNYFYANNGFEVLDRKSIKKPTRFENIWGVSDEDLFDLALDHFDDLSKRGKPFFAIVMNTSNHKPFTFRTGVPGVKPVGGGRESGVRYADFAQGYFLEQAERHGWFDNTVFIVVADHGARVYGKQDIPIKSYEIPMLIYAPKYLKPQRVDALTTQIDVAPTVLGLLGLPYHAPFFGQDVLHTNAADRVVFFSHNHDVAILRGNQLAILGLQKSTENFFYDVATDSYRRAPHNAELNDLAIAYYQTASELFHERRYN; translated from the coding sequence ATGATCGAACGATACCCTTCACTCGCGCGCTTCTGGCCGCTGGTCACGCTGACGGCGTGGTACGTCGCATTGGGAGCGGCGCTGCGTCTGGTGCTGTGGGCGCAGTTCGGCTTCGAACAGCAGGTCTCGTTGCCCTCGCTGCTGTGGATATTTCCCGCCGGCGCCATCTCCGACGGCGTCCAGGCGCTCTATCTACTGGCGCCGTTCGCGCTGTTTCTCGCCTTGTTGTCCGATCGCTGGCGTGCCTCCCGGGCCGTGAATGCCGGCATCGTGGTGGGCGCGTTCCTGTGGATGTTCGGCCTCACCTTCGTCGCGGTGGCGGAGTATTTTTTCTTCGAGGAATTCGATTCGCGCTTCAACCTGGTATCGGTGGACTACCTGATGTATCCCACCGAAGTCGTGGGCGACATCCGCAGCGAGTACCCCGTCTTCACCGTGCTGGTCGCGGGCGCGGCGCTGGCCGCGGTGATGGTGCTGTTGCTGCGCAGGCAGCTGCGCGCGGGCGCGGCGCTGCCGGTCACGCGCAAGCAGCGCTTCGGCGCGCTGGCCCTGTATGCCGCCGTGGCGGCGGTGGCGGCGTTGACGTTCCAGAGCAGCACCTTGAGCCTGTCGCGTAACCGCGTGGCCAACGAACTGGCCACCAACGGCGCCATGAGTTTCTTCCGTGCGATGCGCACCAGCGAAATCGATTACGGCGCGTATTACGCCAGCCGCGATCGCCAGCAGAATCTCGCGGAGCTCGAGAAGGCGCTGTCGCAGGGCGGCGGTGAGTTCACGCGTCTCGCAGAGGGCCGTATCGACCGGGAATTTCCCGCGCGCGACGACGGACTCGGCAAGATGAACGTGGTGGTGATCGCCAGCGAATCGTTCGGCGCGGAGTTCTCGAAACTCTACGGCAGTCAGCGCGACTGGACGCCCGAGTTCGACCGCTTCGCGCAGAAGAGCTTGTGGTTCCGCCACATGTACGCCTCGGGCACACGCACGGTGCGCGGGCTCGAGGCCATCACCGCGTCCTTTCCGCCGATCCCGAGTGTCTCGATCGTGCGCCGCCCCGGCAACGAGAACATCGCCAACTGGGGCTCGGTGATGCGCGCCCAGGGCTACAACACCAGCTTTCTGTACGGCGGCTACGGCTACTTCGACAACATGAACTATTTCTATGCCAACAACGGCTTCGAAGTGCTCGATCGCAAATCGATCAAGAAACCGACGCGCTTCGAAAACATCTGGGGTGTCTCCGACGAGGATCTGTTCGATCTGGCGCTCGATCATTTCGACGATCTGTCGAAGCGCGGCAAGCCGTTCTTCGCCATCGTCATGAACACGTCCAATCACAAGCCGTTCACGTTCCGCACCGGCGTTCCGGGCGTGAAGCCGGTGGGCGGGGGCCGCGAATCCGGCGTGCGTTACGCGGACTTCGCGCAGGGTTATTTCCTCGAGCAGGCCGAGCGCCACGGCTGGTTCGACAACACCGTGTTCATCGTGGTGGCCGACCACGGCGCGCGTGTGTACGGCAAGCAGGACATCCCGATCAAGAGCTACGAGATTCCGATGCTGATCTACGCACCGAAATACCTGAAGCCGCAGCGCGTGGACGCGCTGACGACGCAGATCGACGTCGCGCCGACGGTGCTGGGCTTGTTAGGCCTGCCCTATCATGCGCCGTTCTTCGGCCAGGACGTATTGCACACGAATGCCGCCGACCGCGTGGTGTTCTTCAGCCACAATCATGACGTCGCCATCCTGCGCGGCAACCAGCTGGCGATCCTCGGCTTGCAGAAGAGCACCGAGAATTTCTTCTACGACGTCGCCACCGATTCGTACCGCCGTGCGCCGCACAACGCCGAGCTGAACGACCTCGCCATCGCCTACTACCAGACGGCCTCCGAGCTGTTCCACGAGCGCCGCTACAACTGA
- a CDS encoding phosphatase PAP2 family protein codes for MMNLRDWRALVLWPGMCLLTAFALLELGQFDRPIAHALFYSANRGWLGAGAGDWWAHDLIHDAGRWVVRGAAVLALAAWAMSFKVARLAPWRCEALYVFVGIAASTALVGLLKVSTNVDCPWDLTGFGGDRPYVALFSDRPDYLPRAQCFPGAHSSSGFALMSIFFALRDRCRVAARWALALGIGIGVTFSIGQQARGAHFLSHDLASAALVWWVLLTLYAWLLPRPRL; via the coding sequence ATGATGAATCTGCGTGATTGGCGCGCGCTGGTCCTGTGGCCCGGCATGTGCCTGTTGACGGCCTTCGCGCTGCTCGAGCTCGGCCAGTTCGACCGGCCGATCGCCCATGCGCTGTTTTATTCCGCCAACCGCGGCTGGCTCGGTGCGGGAGCCGGCGACTGGTGGGCGCACGATCTCATCCATGACGCGGGGCGCTGGGTAGTGCGTGGCGCCGCGGTACTGGCGCTCGCGGCATGGGCGATGTCATTCAAAGTCGCGCGGCTGGCGCCGTGGCGGTGCGAGGCGTTGTACGTGTTCGTCGGCATTGCCGCGTCGACCGCGCTGGTCGGCCTGCTCAAGGTGTCGACCAACGTCGACTGCCCCTGGGACCTCACCGGGTTCGGCGGCGACCGCCCGTACGTCGCCCTGTTCTCCGATCGCCCGGACTATCTACCCCGCGCGCAGTGTTTTCCGGGTGCGCATTCGTCGTCGGGATTCGCACTCATGAGCATTTTTTTCGCGCTGCGCGACCGCTGCCGGGTCGCGGCGCGTTGGGCGCTGGCGCTCGGAATCGGCATCGGAGTGACGTTCTCGATCGGGCAGCAGGCGCGCGGCGCGCATTTCCTGTCGCACGACCTCGCGAGCGCGGCACTCGTCTGGTGGGTGTTGCTGACGCTGTACGCGTGGCTGTTGCCGCGGCCCAGGTTATAG
- a CDS encoding AzlD domain-containing protein has translation MNDPVSGIALGVVIVGLALSTFVTRTSFLVAGARLRLSHRVEVALRYAPVCTLAAIIVPDVLMHGPHATLDLSMLNPRLIGAAATGLWLCWSRNIFGCLAIGMGAYSLARLYL, from the coding sequence ATGAACGATCCGGTCTCCGGAATCGCGCTGGGCGTGGTGATCGTCGGGCTGGCGCTCTCGACCTTCGTCACGCGGACGTCCTTTCTCGTCGCGGGCGCGCGTCTGCGGTTGAGTCATCGCGTCGAAGTCGCGCTGCGTTACGCGCCGGTGTGCACGCTGGCCGCCATCATCGTGCCGGACGTGCTGATGCACGGCCCGCACGCGACGCTCGATCTCTCGATGCTCAATCCGCGCCTGATCGGCGCGGCGGCCACCGGGCTGTGGCTGTGCTGGTCGCGCAACATTTTCGGTTGCCTGGCGATCGGGATGGGCGCTTACAGCCTGGCCCGGCTCTATCTATAA
- a CDS encoding AzlC family ABC transporter permease, which translates to MKPPSSDRRAAFRSGQRAIVPSLFGAGAWGMVSGVAMVKGGLAVPWAIMMSLLVYAGSAQLAALPLIVAGAPLWVIVATGLVTNLRFVIYSAALRPYFVDQPARKRAAIGFFMTDFTFALFMRYAQEGKLPGRDRDAWFAGVCTNNWVTWQVSALTGIVAASYVPTDWGLEFTGTLALVALVGPSLVTRPALSGAIVGAVVALLAYHLPFKLGLFCGAIAGIAAATLTDAWQQRSPPAPAESA; encoded by the coding sequence GTGAAGCCGCCTTCATCCGACCGCCGGGCCGCGTTTCGCAGTGGCCAGCGCGCGATCGTTCCCTCGCTGTTCGGCGCCGGAGCCTGGGGCATGGTCAGCGGCGTGGCCATGGTCAAGGGCGGCCTCGCGGTGCCGTGGGCCATCATGATGTCTTTGCTGGTGTACGCCGGATCGGCGCAGCTCGCGGCGCTGCCGCTGATCGTGGCCGGTGCGCCGCTATGGGTGATCGTCGCCACCGGGCTGGTCACCAATTTGCGCTTCGTCATCTACAGCGCCGCGTTGCGGCCGTACTTCGTGGATCAGCCGGCGCGCAAACGCGCCGCGATCGGCTTCTTCATGACGGATTTCACGTTCGCGCTGTTCATGCGTTACGCGCAGGAAGGCAAACTACCCGGCCGCGATCGTGACGCCTGGTTCGCCGGCGTCTGCACCAACAACTGGGTGACCTGGCAGGTTTCCGCGCTCACCGGCATCGTGGCGGCCAGCTACGTGCCGACTGACTGGGGACTCGAATTCACCGGCACGCTGGCGCTGGTCGCGCTGGTCGGCCCGAGCCTGGTCACGCGCCCGGCGCTCTCGGGCGCCATCGTCGGGGCGGTGGTGGCGCTGCTCGCATATCACCTGCCTTTCAAGCTCGGCCTGTTCTGCGGCGCCATCGCCGGCATCGCCGCCGCGACGCTGACGGATGCCTGGCAGCAGCGTTCGCCGCCCGCGCCAGCGGAGTCGGCATGA
- a CDS encoding VOC family protein, whose product MKYLHTMVRVTDVDASLKFYCDALGLEVLNRKDFPQGKFTLIFLAAPGDGTAQVELTHNWDPEPYGGGRNFGHLAYAVDDIYATCERLQKHGVTINRPPRDGRMAFVRSPDNISIELLQKDGSLPPREPWVSMANTGVW is encoded by the coding sequence ATGAAGTACCTGCATACCATGGTGCGCGTCACCGACGTCGACGCCTCGCTCAAGTTCTATTGCGACGCACTGGGTCTCGAAGTGCTCAACCGCAAGGACTTCCCGCAGGGCAAGTTCACGCTCATTTTCCTCGCGGCACCGGGCGATGGCACCGCGCAGGTCGAGCTCACGCACAACTGGGACCCCGAGCCCTACGGTGGTGGCCGCAATTTCGGCCATCTGGCTTATGCGGTGGATGACATCTATGCCACCTGCGAGCGCCTGCAAAAACACGGCGTGACGATCAATCGCCCGCCGCGCGACGGCCGCATGGCTTTCGTGCGTTCGCCGGACAACATCTCCATCGAACTACTGCAGAAAGACGGCTCGTTGCCGCCGCGCGAGCCCTGGGTGTCGATGGCGAACACCGGCGTCTGGTGA